Sequence from the Candidatus Sulfotelmatobacter sp. genome:
CGCACGCGTAGAGCGCGGCGTTGGGTCGCCGCGTGCCGACGACGGTCACGTTGACGGGGCCGGACGGAACGGGCGCCTGCAATACGACTTCAGGCGTGCTCACGCGGAACAGCCAGTGGCCCTGGACGGCGTCGACCCGTACGTCGACTTCTTCGAGCGTTTCGTTGTCCTCGATTTCGACGGCATACCGCCCGGGCGCGACCTGAACGGCGTCAACCAGAACGGCGCACGTTCCGGGTCCCCCCGTGCCCGGGAGGGCGGATGCATGCGAGGCGGTCGGCTGTGCTCCGAGCCCCGTCGGAAGAGCCAGCGCCCCGAGTGCCAACGCGACGATCAGCCGGCGGTGGACCATCGCGGACTAGCTTTCCTGGGTAGCCGCTCGGTTCCTTGGGATGCGGCTGGATGGTGTGTCCCGGTCCCCAGCTTCTTCTCAGCCGATTGCCAAGCAACGTCCCCTACCGTATACTCCCCCTACGACGCTGACCACCGGTCGACGTCGCGTTCCGCATCCACGTTAGAGGGGGGCCGGGCGTTTTCGCGTCCGGCCAGGGTCGGTGTACGAAAACAAAGTCCTGATTTGCAAAGACTGCGGCAACTCGTTCGACTTCACGGTCCGCGACCAGATGTTCTACGCGGAGAAGGGGTTCGAAAACGAGCCGCAGCGGTGCCGCGGCTGCCGGTCCGCGCGCAAGACGCAGCGGGCCACCGGTCTGGGTGTCTCTGGGTCCGCCTCGGGGATGCGCGAGATGTACGACGCGGTGTGCGCGCAATGCGGAACGGCGACGACCGTTCCGTTCAAGCCGCGCGGTGACCGACCCGTCTACTGCCGGAACTGCTACACGGCGATGAACGCCGTACGCGCCTGACCGGCTGAACGACACGACGCTCGGACGGTAGTTCCACGCCGCGCGCCGAAACGCGCGGCGTGGAATCGGTGTGGTACGACGGCGAGGCCGTCGGATATCTCGACCAGCGCGCGCTGCCCGGCTCGGTGGTGCGCGCGCGCGCGACCAGCGTCGACGACGTCGTCGCGGCGATCGCGACGCTCGCCGTGCGCGGCGCGCCGGCGATCGGGATCTTCGGCGCGTACGGCGTCGCCATGGCCGCGCGCCGCTACGCCGGTGATCGTGCCGCGTTCGAGGCCGCTGCCGCGCGCATTCGCGCCGCGCGTCCGACCGCCGTCAACCTCGCCTGGGCCGTCGACCGCGTCTTGCACGCGCCCGGCGCCGAGCTGGTCGAAGCGGAACGCATCCACGACGAGCAGCGCGCCGTCGATCGGCGCATCGCCGAGGCGTCGGTCGCGCTCTTCCCGCCGGCCGGCAACGTGCTCACGCACTGCAATACCGGACCGATCGCGACCGGTGGCGAGGGGACCGCGCTGGGCTGCTTCATCGCCGCGCACCGGGCCGGCAAGAAGCTCCACGTCTTCGTCGACGAGACGCGACCGCTGCTGCAGGGCGCGCGGCTGACGATGTTCGAGCTGCGCGAGGCGGGCGTGCCGTGCACGCTGATCGTCGACTCGGCCGCCGCGATCACGATGGCGCGCAAAGACGTGCGCGCGGTCGTCGTCGGCGCCGACCGCATCGCGCGCAACGGCGACACCGCCAACAAGATCGGCACCTACGGCGTCGCGCTCGCGGCGGCGTATCACGGGATTCCGTTCTACGTCGCCGCGCCGCGCTCGACGTTCGACTTCACGCTCGCCTCGGGCGACGAGATTCCGATCGAGGAGCGCGCGCCGGGCGAGGTGCGCATCGCGCCGGACGATCCCGTCTTCAACCCGGCCTTCGACGTGACGCCGGGCCGGCTGATCACCGGCATCATCACCGAGTACGGCGTCCTGGCGCCTCCCTACGCCGACAGCATCCCCGACCTCGAATTGCGCCCCAATCTGGCGGCCCTCGTCAACCCGTGAAATTCTACGACTTCCTCGACAAGGAGCCCAAGATCGACGGGCTCGTCGTGATCGAGGGTGAGGAGCCCTTGTTGGCGCAGCGCGCGCTCGACGCGCTGCTCGATCGGCTGTTGCCCGCGGACATGCGCGCGCTCAACTGCGATACGTTCGAGGGGCCGGAGACGGACGCGATCGGACGCGCGGTCGCCGACGCGGTCGGCGCGATGCCGTTCCTCGCCGATCGTCGGGTCGTCGTGGTGCGCAACTGCCAGCGTATGCGGGCGCAGCCGCGGCGCGATCTGTGGGCGGCGGCCGAGCAGGTCCCGGCCGGCAACACGCTGATCCTCGAAGACCTCTTCGCGCCGGCCAAGAAGACGAAGCCCGAGCCGTTCGGCGTCTTGGCGGGGCGCAAGGCACTGCGCATCGATACGACGCCCAACGCCGACGTGCGCGAGCGCTTCGTGCGCGACACGCTGGCGCGTTTGGGCGCCAAGGCGCAGCCGCGCGCGATCGCGCTGCTGGCCAACGGCGAAGCCGACCTCGGCGGCATCCAGAACGATCTGGAAAAGCTGGCGCTGAACGGCACGACCATCACCTTCGAGGACCTCGAGCGCGAGAGCGTGACGGTCGAGGACGCCAAGGCCTGGCACTACGCGCAGGCGCTGCTCGACGGGCGGCCGGCCGACGCGCTGGCGATCGCGTTCGAGCTGTTCGGCAACGACGCGCGCGGCGCCGCGGTGCCGCTGGCCAGCGCGCTGGCGAACGACTTCGCGCTGCTGTGGGAGTTGGCGCGCGGCGGCGAGTTGCCGGCCCGGCACCGCTGGCGCGAGCGCCAACTGCGCCCGATCGCCCGGCGGATCGGCGAGCGGCGCGCGCGTTACGGCTACGAGGCGGCGGTGCGCGGGTTCGAGGGCGTGGTCACCGGCCGGATCGACGACCCGCGCACCATGATCGAGCTGCTGACGGCCGACCTGGCGGCGCGGCTCGCCCGCTAGATCCGACCTTTCTCGTCCAGGCAAGGCCAGCCGGCCCCGCGAAGCCGCCGCCGGGACGCGATGAACGACACCACCTACGCTTCGCCGTTCTCGTGGCGA
This genomic interval carries:
- a CDS encoding zinc-ribbon domain containing protein; translation: MYENKVLICKDCGNSFDFTVRDQMFYAEKGFENEPQRCRGCRSARKTQRATGLGVSGSASGMREMYDAVCAQCGTATTVPFKPRGDRPVYCRNCYTAMNAVRA
- the mtnA gene encoding S-methyl-5-thioribose-1-phosphate isomerase, translated to MESVWYDGEAVGYLDQRALPGSVVRARATSVDDVVAAIATLAVRGAPAIGIFGAYGVAMAARRYAGDRAAFEAAAARIRAARPTAVNLAWAVDRVLHAPGAELVEAERIHDEQRAVDRRIAEASVALFPPAGNVLTHCNTGPIATGGEGTALGCFIAAHRAGKKLHVFVDETRPLLQGARLTMFELREAGVPCTLIVDSAAAITMARKDVRAVVVGADRIARNGDTANKIGTYGVALAAAYHGIPFYVAAPRSTFDFTLASGDEIPIEERAPGEVRIAPDDPVFNPAFDVTPGRLITGIITEYGVLAPPYADSIPDLELRPNLAALVNP